A portion of the Nitrospira defluvii genome contains these proteins:
- a CDS encoding UDP-N-acetylmuramoyl-tripeptide--D-alanyl-D-alanine ligase, with translation MRESGSRGVMALFTVEEICEVLSVKLPSGLTSQDLKQRIRRVVTDSRLVRKGDVFIAFQGDRVDAHAFVPKVFAQGAVCAIVQEGYRLPPMRKRGDTPILLGVRDTLEAFQRLATHYRNRFPIPVIAITGSNGKTTTKEMVAHVVAQRWKTLKTEGNLNNRIGVPQTLFQLAPRHQAAVIEMGVDQEGQTTRLCEIARPTVGVITNIGPDHLEFFGSMEGSAQAKAELLDHLPQDGVVVLNADDDYFDYLASRAQCRVVAFGASPKAAVRAANVRTDDKGGTLFGLILPGKSRQTEVRIRTQGQHNVSNALAAAAVGHALGLSGAAIAEGLAKFRPAAMRSQISSSHGVQVINDCYNANPASMKAAIRLLAELGRGKRSIAALGDMLELGADTKRMHRDVGAFLAAQGIGHLLACGGLGRELAEGARQAGMSADRITEHPDAQAAATALARMVRQGDVVLVKASRGMRMEQVVDALTGMRRAARKAC, from the coding sequence ATGCGGGAATCGGGCAGTCGCGGCGTTATGGCGTTGTTTACCGTCGAAGAAATCTGCGAAGTGCTGAGTGTTAAGTTGCCGTCAGGGCTGACTTCTCAGGACTTGAAGCAACGCATCCGACGCGTGGTGACCGATTCGCGCTTGGTGCGAAAAGGTGATGTGTTCATCGCGTTTCAAGGAGATCGTGTGGATGCGCATGCGTTCGTGCCGAAGGTCTTTGCGCAGGGCGCCGTGTGTGCGATCGTCCAGGAAGGGTATCGCCTGCCGCCGATGCGTAAACGAGGCGACACGCCGATCTTGCTTGGGGTGCGGGACACGCTCGAAGCCTTTCAGCGGTTGGCTACGCACTATCGCAACCGTTTCCCGATTCCGGTCATTGCCATCACAGGGAGCAACGGAAAGACGACGACGAAGGAGATGGTGGCTCATGTGGTCGCGCAGCGATGGAAGACGCTGAAGACGGAAGGTAACCTGAACAATCGCATCGGCGTGCCCCAGACCTTGTTTCAACTCGCCCCGCGCCACCAGGCCGCGGTGATTGAAATGGGGGTGGATCAGGAAGGGCAGACGACCAGATTGTGTGAGATCGCCAGGCCGACCGTCGGGGTGATTACCAACATTGGGCCGGATCATTTGGAATTTTTCGGCAGCATGGAAGGGTCTGCGCAGGCCAAGGCGGAGCTGTTGGATCACCTTCCGCAGGACGGGGTCGTCGTGTTGAACGCCGACGATGATTATTTTGATTATCTGGCCTCCAGGGCTCAATGCCGTGTGGTGGCTTTCGGTGCATCTCCTAAGGCTGCCGTTCGTGCCGCGAATGTTCGAACCGATGACAAGGGCGGGACCCTCTTCGGGCTCATTCTGCCGGGGAAAAGTCGACAGACGGAAGTGCGGATCCGAACGCAGGGGCAGCACAATGTGAGCAACGCCCTGGCAGCGGCCGCCGTGGGGCATGCCTTGGGCTTGTCGGGCGCCGCCATCGCCGAGGGGCTGGCGAAATTCCGACCGGCTGCGATGCGATCACAGATCAGCAGCTCCCACGGGGTGCAGGTCATCAACGATTGTTACAACGCCAATCCGGCTTCCATGAAGGCCGCCATCCGGCTCTTGGCGGAATTGGGGCGCGGGAAACGATCGATCGCGGCTCTGGGCGACATGCTGGAACTGGGCGCGGACACGAAGCGAATGCACCGCGACGTGGGAGCGTTTCTGGCTGCGCAGGGGATCGGACATCTGCTGGCTTGCGGCGGGTTGGGGAGAGAGCTTGCGGAAGGCGCTCGCCAAGCCGGCATGTCGGCCGACCGGATCACCGAACATCCGGATGCGCAGGCGGCCGCGACCGCTTTGGCGCGGATGGTGCGGCAAGGCGATGTGGTGTTGGTCAAGGCCTCGCGCGGGATGCGGATGGAACAGGTCGTGGACGCCCTGACGGGAATGCGGCGTGCGGCGAGAAAAGCGTGTTAG